A stretch of Gemmatimonas aurantiaca T-27 DNA encodes these proteins:
- a CDS encoding SDR family NAD(P)-dependent oxidoreductase produces MSKSHMFDLTGKVAAVIGGASGIGEAVTLGAVSMGATTVCLDVKAEAAAATAAKAGGSTESGAIDITDAASVNSALDAIVARHGQLDILICTPSINVRKKILDYQDEELQRVLKVNITGNFNVLQAAGRIMVPQKRGSIVLFSSIRSLVVEPGQALYSATKAGILQLARGAACEFGPSGVRVNCVGPGVVETPLTAPIKANPDWYNAYASKNAFNRWAQPEEMVGPTLFLASDAASYVNGTIIYADGGWLAQDGRFTPPGM; encoded by the coding sequence ATGTCCAAGTCCCACATGTTCGACCTCACCGGCAAAGTCGCCGCTGTCATCGGCGGTGCGTCCGGCATCGGCGAAGCCGTCACGCTCGGTGCCGTAAGCATGGGCGCCACCACGGTCTGCCTCGATGTGAAGGCGGAGGCGGCCGCCGCCACCGCCGCCAAGGCGGGCGGCAGCACGGAATCGGGTGCCATCGATATCACGGACGCGGCGTCCGTGAACAGCGCGCTCGACGCCATCGTCGCCAGACATGGTCAGCTCGATATCCTCATCTGCACGCCCAGCATCAACGTGCGCAAGAAGATTCTCGACTACCAGGACGAAGAGCTGCAGCGCGTGCTGAAGGTGAACATCACCGGCAACTTCAACGTGCTGCAGGCCGCTGGCCGCATCATGGTGCCGCAGAAGCGAGGCAGCATCGTGCTCTTCTCGTCCATCCGTTCGCTGGTGGTGGAACCGGGTCAGGCGCTGTATTCGGCCACCAAGGCCGGCATTCTGCAGCTCGCGCGTGGCGCGGCCTGTGAGTTCGGTCCGTCCGGCGTGCGTGTGAACTGCGTGGGCCCCGGTGTGGTGGAGACGCCGCTCACGGCTCCCATCAAGGCCAACCCCGACTGGTACAACGCCTACGCATCCAAGAATGCGTTCAATCGCTGGGCACAGCCGGAAGAGATGGTCGGCCCCACGCTGTTCCTCGCCTCCGATGCCGCCAGCTATGTGAACGGCACCATCATCTATGCCGACGGCGGTTGGCTGGCCCAGGATGGCCGCTTCACGCCGCCGGGCATGTGA
- a CDS encoding tartrate dehydrogenase has product MTASLPRTARIAVIAGDGIGTEVIPAGIDVMHRAAGMDGCTLEFTEFPWGCEYYQRTGTMMSADALDILSDFDAIYLGAVGAPGVPDHVSVWELILPIRQRFDQYVNLRPMRLLQGVPGPLAGRSPADIDMVCIRENSEGEYSGLGGRMHRGTKHEVAEQTGLFTWRGIDRIARYAFELAQRRPRKLLASATKSNALQHSMVLWDEVVESVAADYTDVTCRKYHVDALAARMVTHPQTIDVIVSSNLFGDILTDLGAAISGSLGVAPGANINPERTHPSMFEPIHGSAPDIAGKGIANPIASIWAGALLLDHLGMTAAHDRMVRAIERVVGEGGPRTPDLGGTANTRDVAAAVTDALS; this is encoded by the coding sequence GTGACCGCTTCTCTTCCGCGCACGGCGCGCATTGCCGTCATCGCCGGCGACGGCATCGGCACCGAGGTCATTCCGGCCGGCATCGATGTCATGCATCGTGCCGCGGGAATGGATGGCTGCACGCTGGAGTTCACGGAGTTTCCGTGGGGATGTGAGTACTACCAGCGCACCGGCACCATGATGAGTGCCGACGCGCTGGACATTCTCTCCGACTTCGACGCGATCTATCTGGGCGCGGTCGGCGCGCCCGGTGTACCCGACCACGTGTCGGTGTGGGAGCTCATTCTCCCCATCCGCCAGCGTTTCGATCAGTACGTGAACCTGCGCCCCATGCGCCTGTTGCAGGGCGTGCCGGGACCGCTGGCTGGTCGCTCGCCAGCGGATATCGACATGGTGTGCATCCGCGAAAACTCCGAAGGGGAATACTCGGGGCTCGGTGGGCGCATGCACCGCGGCACAAAACACGAGGTGGCAGAACAGACGGGATTGTTCACCTGGCGCGGCATCGATCGTATTGCGCGGTACGCGTTCGAGCTCGCACAGCGCCGTCCGCGCAAGCTGCTGGCCAGTGCCACCAAGTCGAACGCGCTGCAACACTCCATGGTGCTGTGGGATGAGGTGGTGGAGTCGGTGGCCGCCGATTATACCGATGTCACCTGCCGCAAATATCATGTGGATGCGTTGGCCGCCCGTATGGTCACGCACCCGCAGACGATCGACGTGATCGTGTCGTCGAATCTGTTTGGCGACATTCTTACCGATCTCGGTGCCGCCATTTCGGGCAGCCTTGGGGTAGCTCCTGGTGCGAACATCAATCCGGAGCGTACGCACCCATCGATGTTCGAGCCCATTCATGGCTCGGCGCCGGACATTGCCGGCAAGGGGATCGCCAATCCCATCGCGTCCATCTGGGCGGGAGCCCTGCTGCTCGATCATCTTGGTATGACGGCGGCACACGATCGTATGGTGCGCGCCATCGAGCGGGTGGTGGGCGAAGGTGGACCACGCACTCCCGATCTTGGCGGTACGGCCAACACCCGCGACGTGGCAGCGGCTGTCACCGACGCGTTGTCCTGA
- a CDS encoding CoA-acylating methylmalonate-semialdehyde dehydrogenase produces MSQPRIPLFFAGARQDAHSTRTSPVYHPASGTVAAQVPLGDATDIEAVIADAAAAATAWGERSPLDRARIMFKWRELCLLHADELARLISSEHGKVTSDARGELQRGLEVVEFAVGIPHLMKGEFSDQVSRGIDMHSLRQPLGVVAAITPFNFPAMVPLWMLGPALACGNAVILKPSERDPSTGVRLAELFVEAGAPPGVLNVLHGDAEAVNALCTDPRIQAVSFVGSTPIAQHVYETSAKHGKRVQAMGGAKNHLVVLPDADLDMTVEGLMGSAYGSAGERCMAISVAVVVGDATADALVARLADRVKALRVGDSAAEGMDMGPLVTGVHRDKIKGYIDLGVQEGATLVVDGRMHPAQASGGFFLGGSLFDHVTKDMTIYREEIFGPVLCVVRVESAAEAIDLCNKHQYGNGVAIFTRSGSAAREFAHQVQCGMVGINVPIPVPLAMYSFGGWKASAFGDHNQHGMDGVRFYTKLKTVTTRWPQSVDAASFSMPVLR; encoded by the coding sequence ATGAGCCAGCCACGCATTCCCCTGTTCTTCGCGGGTGCTCGCCAGGATGCGCACAGCACACGTACGTCCCCTGTCTACCATCCGGCCAGCGGCACGGTAGCGGCGCAGGTGCCGCTGGGTGATGCCACCGATATTGAAGCGGTCATCGCCGATGCAGCCGCCGCCGCGACGGCATGGGGCGAACGGTCTCCGCTCGATCGCGCCCGCATCATGTTCAAGTGGCGGGAGTTGTGCCTGCTGCACGCCGACGAACTCGCCCGCCTGATCAGCAGTGAACACGGCAAGGTGACGTCCGATGCACGCGGCGAATTGCAGCGCGGCCTCGAGGTGGTGGAGTTTGCGGTGGGCATTCCGCATCTCATGAAGGGCGAGTTCAGCGATCAGGTCTCGCGTGGCATCGATATGCATTCGCTGCGCCAGCCATTGGGCGTGGTGGCTGCCATCACGCCATTCAATTTCCCGGCCATGGTGCCACTGTGGATGCTTGGTCCGGCACTGGCCTGCGGCAACGCGGTGATCCTCAAGCCCTCAGAGCGTGACCCGTCCACCGGCGTGCGTCTGGCCGAACTGTTCGTGGAAGCCGGTGCACCGCCGGGTGTGCTCAATGTGTTGCACGGCGATGCGGAAGCGGTGAACGCCCTGTGCACCGATCCGCGCATTCAGGCGGTGAGCTTCGTGGGTTCCACACCCATCGCACAGCATGTGTACGAAACCTCGGCCAAACACGGCAAGCGCGTACAGGCCATGGGCGGCGCCAAGAATCATCTGGTGGTGTTGCCCGACGCCGATCTCGACATGACCGTGGAAGGCCTCATGGGTTCAGCCTACGGCAGTGCCGGCGAGCGCTGCATGGCCATCTCGGTGGCCGTGGTGGTGGGTGATGCCACCGCCGATGCGCTGGTGGCGCGCCTCGCCGACCGCGTGAAAGCCCTCAGGGTCGGTGACTCGGCCGCCGAGGGCATGGACATGGGCCCGTTGGTCACCGGCGTGCATCGCGACAAGATCAAGGGGTACATCGACCTCGGCGTGCAGGAAGGCGCTACGTTGGTGGTGGATGGCCGCATGCATCCCGCACAGGCGTCGGGTGGGTTCTTCCTGGGTGGTTCGCTGTTCGATCATGTCACCAAGGACATGACGATCTATCGCGAAGAGATCTTTGGCCCGGTGTTGTGTGTGGTGCGCGTAGAGTCGGCTGCTGAGGCGATCGACCTGTGCAACAAACACCAGTACGGCAATGGTGTGGCGATCTTCACGCGCAGTGGCAGCGCAGCGCGCGAGTTTGCCCATCAGGTGCAGTGTGGTATGGTCGGCATCAATGTGCCCATCCCCGTACCGCTCGCGATGTATTCGTTCGGCGGCTGGAAGGCGTCGGCATTCGGCGACCACAACCAGCACGGCATGGACGGCGTGCGATTCTACACCAAGCTCAAGACCGTGACCACGCGGTGGCCGCAGAGTGTGGACGCCGCTTCGTTCAGCATGCCGGTATTGCGTTAG
- a CDS encoding S9 family peptidase, whose protein sequence is MLRRIVLLLAGALAVSGRVSAQPVTAADYARARSLADTYANAATGAAESFRWSTASQLIYRKSVPGGHQFVLVDASTPAAPVKRSAFDQQRLAAALNAADSTGEPRASALALPFTSAALADGGVRVVFNAWGSDWSCTLSDYRCAKAAVPSAARGGGGFGAGAQPVSREVRSPDGKRIAYIANYNVYVRPVGGATSAGVALSIDGSEGNPFTGQSLAWSPNSRHLAAYRVKPGYRRVVRYIESSPADQVQPKYMERVYTKPGDLLDLQQPALFDADARTQVNVNPLLFPDPYSLSQPQWRRDGRGYTFEYNERGHQRYRVIEVNAENGTPRVLIDEQSKTFIDYRRAAGTLADGGRVFRADVNDGNEIVWLSERDGWAHLYLYDGRSGAVKNQITKGEFVVRAVQRVDSVARTITFSAGGMDKAQDPYFAHYYRVNFDGTGLTPLTDAPADHAVTFSPDGALYVDSWSRVDMAPVAQLRRSSDGHVLLDLERGDLAALRATGWRAPEPFVSKGRDGTTDIYGVVVRPVRFDTRRKYPVIEYIYAGPHGSFVPKNFAPHYNMQSIADLGFIVVQIDGMGTANRSRAFHDIAWKNLGDAGFPDRIRWHKAFAAKNPWYDISRVGIFGGSAGGQNAMGALLFHPEFYKVAVSFAGCHDNRMDKIWWNEQWMGYPIGPEYAASSNVVNAHKLQGELLLVVPELDTNVDPASTMQVVNALIKADKSFDMLVMPGEDHGGGRRGPSAAYGDRKMWDFFVRHLLDQKPPTWNALADAPGATPKTAAPGDAAFGPSWDALEASWFRPQGTP, encoded by the coding sequence ATGTTGCGTCGTATTGTCCTCTTGCTCGCAGGCGCGCTCGCTGTTTCGGGTCGTGTGAGTGCCCAGCCCGTCACCGCCGCCGACTACGCGCGGGCCCGCAGCCTCGCCGACACCTACGCCAATGCGGCCACCGGAGCTGCGGAATCATTTCGGTGGAGCACCGCGTCTCAACTCATCTATCGTAAATCGGTACCTGGTGGACATCAGTTTGTATTGGTCGATGCCAGCACACCAGCAGCACCGGTCAAACGGTCTGCCTTCGATCAGCAGCGACTGGCAGCGGCGCTGAATGCGGCCGACAGCACCGGTGAACCACGCGCGAGCGCACTCGCGTTACCGTTCACCAGTGCAGCGCTGGCCGACGGTGGTGTCCGTGTGGTGTTCAATGCCTGGGGGAGCGATTGGAGCTGCACGCTGAGCGACTATCGCTGTGCAAAGGCGGCGGTGCCATCGGCCGCCCGTGGTGGTGGTGGGTTTGGTGCCGGTGCGCAACCCGTATCGCGTGAAGTGCGCAGCCCGGACGGCAAGCGCATTGCGTACATCGCCAACTACAACGTGTATGTGCGGCCGGTTGGTGGAGCCACCAGTGCGGGCGTGGCGCTGAGTATCGATGGATCGGAAGGCAATCCGTTCACCGGACAGTCCCTCGCCTGGTCACCCAACTCGCGGCATCTCGCCGCCTACCGCGTGAAGCCCGGATATCGGCGTGTGGTGCGATACATCGAATCGTCACCGGCCGATCAGGTACAACCCAAGTACATGGAGCGTGTGTACACCAAGCCGGGCGACCTGCTCGACCTGCAACAACCCGCGTTGTTCGACGCAGACGCACGTACGCAGGTGAACGTGAACCCGTTGCTGTTTCCCGATCCATACAGCCTCTCGCAACCGCAGTGGCGACGTGACGGGCGTGGGTACACGTTCGAATACAACGAGCGCGGACATCAGCGCTATCGTGTGATCGAAGTGAATGCCGAGAACGGCACGCCGCGGGTGCTGATCGATGAACAGTCGAAGACCTTCATCGACTACCGTCGCGCCGCCGGCACGCTGGCAGATGGCGGCCGAGTCTTTCGTGCGGATGTGAACGACGGCAACGAAATCGTGTGGCTCTCGGAACGCGATGGCTGGGCCCATCTGTACCTGTACGATGGTCGCAGTGGCGCAGTGAAGAATCAGATCACCAAGGGTGAGTTTGTGGTGCGTGCCGTGCAACGTGTCGATTCCGTGGCCCGCACCATCACATTCAGCGCCGGCGGTATGGACAAGGCGCAGGACCCGTATTTCGCGCATTACTATCGCGTCAACTTCGACGGCACCGGACTCACACCACTCACCGATGCACCGGCCGACCATGCCGTGACGTTCTCACCCGATGGCGCACTGTATGTGGACTCATGGTCACGGGTGGACATGGCACCCGTTGCGCAGCTCCGCCGCTCCAGTGATGGCCACGTGCTGCTGGATCTCGAGCGTGGCGACCTGGCGGCCCTGCGCGCCACCGGATGGCGCGCGCCCGAGCCGTTCGTGTCCAAGGGACGCGATGGCACCACCGACATCTACGGCGTCGTCGTACGCCCGGTGCGGTTCGATACCCGTCGCAAGTATCCGGTCATCGAATACATCTACGCCGGTCCGCACGGGTCTTTTGTGCCCAAGAACTTCGCCCCGCACTACAACATGCAGTCCATCGCCGACCTGGGATTCATTGTCGTGCAGATCGACGGTATGGGCACCGCCAACCGGAGTCGCGCCTTTCACGACATCGCGTGGAAGAACCTCGGCGATGCCGGTTTCCCGGATCGTATTCGCTGGCACAAGGCCTTTGCCGCGAAGAACCCGTGGTACGACATCTCGCGGGTAGGCATCTTCGGCGGTTCTGCCGGCGGACAGAACGCGATGGGCGCGCTGCTCTTTCACCCGGAGTTCTACAAGGTGGCCGTGTCATTTGCTGGCTGCCACGACAACCGCATGGACAAGATCTGGTGGAACGAACAGTGGATGGGTTATCCCATCGGACCTGAATACGCCGCCAGCTCGAACGTGGTGAACGCGCACAAGCTGCAGGGTGAACTGCTGCTCGTCGTGCCGGAGCTCGATACCAACGTGGATCCGGCATCCACCATGCAAGTCGTGAACGCCCTCATCAAAGCCGACAAGAGTTTCGACATGCTGGTGATGCCCGGCGAGGACCACGGCGGTGGTCGTCGCGGTCCCAGCGCGGCCTACGGCGATCGCAAGATGTGGGACTTCTTCGTGCGGCATCTGTTGGACCAGAAGCCCCCCACCTGGAACGCGCTGGCCGATGCACCGGGCGCGACTCCCAAGACAGCGGCGCCAGGCGATGCAGCGTTTGGTCCGAGTTGGGATGCGCTGGAGGCAAGCTGGTTCAGACCACAGGGCACGCCGTGA
- a CDS encoding oxidoreductase, whose amino-acid sequence MAGWTASNISSQRGRTAIVTGTGGLGLETAIALARADAQVIIAGRSPQKGADAVAHVRRVVPQASVRFEVVDLASLQSVARFTDRMLTQLSRLDILVNNAAVMAPPDRRTTVDGYEIQFGTNYLGHFALTLPLLPLLRLVPGSRVVTLSSVAARDGRIAFDDLQSERAYRPMVAYGQSKLACLMFALELQRHSEARGWNIASIGAHPGISRTDLILNGSGTASAAGRARKYLWFLFQPAAQGAWPTLFAATDPAAKGGQYYGPNRLSEMRGSPAPARVPAQALDASAATRLWQASERLTNITLD is encoded by the coding sequence ATGGCTGGCTGGACTGCTTCCAACATATCCTCGCAGCGCGGACGCACGGCAATCGTGACGGGCACGGGCGGGCTGGGGCTCGAAACGGCGATCGCGTTGGCCCGCGCCGACGCGCAGGTGATCATCGCCGGGCGATCTCCGCAGAAGGGCGCGGACGCAGTGGCCCATGTGCGGCGGGTGGTACCACAGGCCTCGGTGCGCTTCGAAGTGGTCGACCTGGCCAGCCTGCAGTCGGTCGCGCGGTTCACCGATCGCATGCTCACGCAGTTGTCCCGTCTCGACATCCTGGTGAACAACGCGGCAGTGATGGCGCCGCCCGACCGGCGTACCACGGTGGATGGGTACGAGATCCAGTTCGGCACCAACTATCTGGGCCATTTTGCCCTGACACTGCCGTTGTTGCCGCTGCTTCGGCTGGTGCCCGGGTCACGCGTGGTGACGTTGTCGAGTGTCGCGGCGCGGGATGGGCGCATCGCGTTCGACGACCTGCAATCCGAACGTGCGTATCGGCCGATGGTGGCGTATGGCCAATCGAAGCTGGCCTGTCTGATGTTCGCGCTGGAATTGCAGCGCCACAGCGAAGCGCGGGGGTGGAACATCGCCAGCATCGGTGCGCACCCCGGCATCTCACGCACGGATTTGATTTTGAACGGTTCGGGTACTGCGAGCGCCGCAGGTCGTGCGCGGAAGTACCTGTGGTTTCTGTTTCAGCCCGCGGCGCAGGGGGCATGGCCCACTCTCTTTGCGGCCACCGATCCGGCTGCCAAGGGCGGGCAATACTACGGTCCCAACCGGCTGAGTGAGATGCGCGGATCTCCGGCACCGGCGCGTGTGCCAGCGCAGGCGCTCGATGCCAGCGCGGCAACACGATTGTGGCAGGCGTCGGAGCGGCTGACCAACATCACACTCGACTAG
- a CDS encoding TetR/AcrR family transcriptional regulator: MTDRARGTPPETEGLRERKQRETRARIAAKGFALFLERGYDQTTLDDIADAAGISRRTFFSYYKSKDDIIIAWQLDGWQAMLAQLRTVSPDLTPLDAVRDMLVQNTAGFESEQMKTIDAMMRSSDTLMARKPAVYLLQEASLYEALCDVWRQPERRTALRMVAMVAIGTMRIAIETWRAEQNTRSAADVLQDAFSNLRTELRAESV; the protein is encoded by the coding sequence GTGACTGATCGTGCCCGAGGCACCCCCCCGGAAACCGAAGGGCTTCGCGAACGCAAACAGCGCGAAACCCGGGCTCGGATTGCGGCCAAGGGCTTCGCGCTGTTTCTCGAGCGTGGCTACGACCAGACCACGCTGGACGACATCGCCGATGCGGCGGGCATTTCCCGACGGACGTTCTTTTCGTACTACAAGTCGAAAGACGACATCATCATTGCCTGGCAGCTCGATGGCTGGCAGGCGATGCTCGCGCAATTGCGCACGGTCTCGCCGGACCTGACGCCACTCGACGCGGTGCGCGACATGCTGGTGCAGAACACGGCCGGCTTCGAGTCTGAGCAGATGAAGACCATCGACGCGATGATGCGGTCCAGTGACACACTCATGGCCCGCAAACCGGCCGTGTATTTGCTCCAGGAAGCGTCGCTGTATGAGGCATTGTGCGATGTCTGGCGACAGCCTGAGCGCCGCACGGCGTTGCGCATGGTGGCCATGGTCGCCATCGGCACCATGCGCATTGCCATCGAGACCTGGCGCGCCGAGCAGAACACACGCTCGGCGGCTGACGTACTGCAGGACGCGTTCAGCAACCTGCGTACGGAACTGCGGGCCGAATCGGTCTAG
- a CDS encoding EamA family transporter encodes METLTHSSPRQTDLTGTAAVLGSLVAMNLGAAFGKQLFPLVGALGVTALRISLAAALLMMLRRPWRRGLPADLRGPVVIYGLMLGTMNLLIYQAFARIPIGIATSIEVTGPLVVALSGSRRPRDFVWLSLAAGGLLLLLPWRTDSALDPIGVAFACGAAVCWALYIITGKRVSHALGGDAVAWGMTAAAVVALPLGIGASGSELFTPHVLLIGVGVAILSSALPYTLEMEAMRRLPVAVFSLLLSAAPAVAVLAGLLVLGERLTQMQWLAVLCIVVASAGSSLGDMLPDFRRRATTQPVG; translated from the coding sequence ATGGAGACTTTGACTCATTCATCGCCCCGTCAGACCGATCTGACCGGCACCGCCGCTGTGCTGGGATCGCTGGTTGCGATGAACCTGGGCGCCGCCTTCGGCAAGCAGTTGTTTCCGCTGGTCGGGGCGCTGGGCGTGACCGCGTTGCGGATCTCGCTGGCCGCCGCGCTCCTCATGATGCTCCGCCGGCCGTGGCGCCGTGGTCTGCCAGCCGATCTGCGAGGTCCGGTCGTGATCTACGGGCTGATGCTTGGCACGATGAACCTGCTCATCTACCAGGCATTCGCTCGCATCCCCATCGGCATTGCCACCAGCATCGAGGTGACCGGGCCACTGGTGGTCGCCCTGAGTGGGTCGCGACGTCCGCGAGATTTTGTATGGCTCTCACTGGCCGCCGGCGGACTGCTGCTGTTGTTGCCATGGCGTACCGACAGTGCTCTCGATCCGATCGGTGTGGCGTTTGCCTGCGGGGCGGCCGTGTGTTGGGCGCTGTACATCATCACCGGCAAGCGGGTGTCGCACGCATTGGGTGGTGATGCGGTGGCCTGGGGCATGACCGCGGCGGCTGTAGTCGCGCTGCCGCTGGGTATTGGCGCGTCGGGCTCTGAGCTGTTCACACCGCACGTGCTGCTGATTGGTGTCGGCGTGGCCATTCTCTCCAGTGCCTTGCCGTACACGCTGGAGATGGAAGCCATGCGACGTTTGCCGGTGGCGGTATTCAGTCTGCTGCTCAGTGCCGCGCCGGCCGTGGCGGTGCTCGCGGGCCTTCTGGTGCTCGGCGAACGCCTCACGCAGATGCAGTGGCTCGCCGTGCTGTGCATCGTGGTGGCGTCGGCGGGCAGTTCACTGGGAGACATGCTGCCCGACTTCAGGCGACGCGCGACAACTCAACCGGTGGGCTAG
- a CDS encoding Lrp/AsnC family transcriptional regulator yields MKYPRNAASTRGARHLDNFDRAILRILQENNQTPQRQIAERVHLSAAAVQRRIAAMEDSGVIAANVAIVSPDVFHPAITIVVEVHLTSDRSTVVEPAKALFRGTKEIQQCYFVTGAGGFIMVIVVPSMTHYEALARRLFADNESVTTYRSLVVLDRVKSGTAIEIPMDE; encoded by the coding sequence ATGAAATATCCGAGAAATGCAGCTTCCACTCGTGGCGCGCGCCATCTCGACAATTTTGACCGCGCCATCCTCCGCATCCTGCAGGAGAACAATCAGACGCCGCAGCGACAGATCGCCGAACGGGTGCATCTATCGGCGGCGGCCGTGCAGCGACGCATCGCGGCCATGGAAGACAGCGGCGTGATCGCCGCCAATGTGGCCATCGTGTCGCCCGATGTTTTTCATCCGGCCATCACGATCGTGGTGGAGGTGCACCTCACCAGTGACCGGTCCACGGTGGTTGAACCGGCGAAGGCGCTCTTTCGCGGCACGAAGGAGATCCAGCAGTGTTATTTCGTGACCGGCGCCGGCGGGTTCATCATGGTCATCGTGGTGCCGAGCATGACACACTATGAAGCGTTGGCCCGGCGGCTGTTTGCCGACAATGAATCGGTGACCACGTATCGCAGCCTCGTGGTGCTGGATCGCGTGAAGTCCGGCACGGCCATCGAGATTCCGATGGATGAATAG
- a CDS encoding VF530 family DNA-binding protein: protein MHEPARKPDPLHGVTLKAMVEHLVERYGWDGLGERITIRCFTHDPSVTSSLKFLRKTPWARDKVESLYLHSVAHPRKSAAPGGAASS from the coding sequence ATGCACGAGCCTGCCCGCAAGCCCGACCCCCTGCATGGCGTCACCCTCAAGGCCATGGTCGAACATCTCGTGGAACGGTATGGATGGGACGGCCTGGGGGAGCGGATCACCATTCGGTGTTTCACGCACGATCCCAGTGTGACATCCTCGCTCAAGTTCCTGCGCAAAACCCCTTGGGCACGCGATAAGGTCGAGTCATTGTACCTCCATTCGGTGGCGCATCCCCGGAAGTCGGCAGCACCGGGGGGTGCGGCTTCGTCCTGA
- a CDS encoding DUF305 domain-containing protein has protein sequence MMARRSILALAVLSLLAGASSQAAAQGSMGGMDHSMHKMGPEIVIPKGAIYTKADVEFMQGMIAHHAQAIVMAKLAETNSTNAQLLKLSRKIDQSQIPEIEIMQDWLRRHNQFAPDTASWHGMQMDGMLTEAEIKALGAAKGTEFDRLFLDGMIKHHAGAIKMVDDLFKSPGAGQEVDANVFANDVVTAQTSEIGIMRRLLTQLPSK, from the coding sequence ATGATGGCCAGACGTTCGATCCTCGCCCTCGCGGTCCTTTCCCTGCTGGCCGGCGCCTCGTCGCAGGCGGCGGCGCAAGGCAGCATGGGCGGCATGGATCACAGCATGCACAAGATGGGCCCCGAGATCGTGATCCCGAAGGGCGCGATCTACACCAAGGCCGATGTGGAATTCATGCAGGGCATGATCGCTCATCACGCGCAGGCCATCGTGATGGCGAAGCTCGCCGAGACCAACAGCACGAACGCCCAACTGCTCAAGCTCTCGCGCAAGATCGACCAGTCGCAGATCCCGGAAATCGAGATCATGCAGGACTGGCTCCGCCGCCACAATCAGTTCGCGCCCGACACGGCTTCGTGGCACGGCATGCAGATGGATGGCATGCTCACCGAAGCCGAAATCAAGGCGCTCGGTGCGGCCAAGGGTACCGAGTTTGACCGGCTCTTCCTCGATGGCATGATCAAGCACCATGCCGGGGCCATCAAGATGGTCGACGATCTGTTCAAGTCGCCCGGCGCTGGTCAGGAAGTCGACGCCAACGTCTTCGCCAACGATGTCGTTACTGCCCAGACATCCGAAATCGGCATCATGCGGCGTCTGTTGACCCAGCTCCCCTCGAAGTGA